CGTGCCCTACTTCTTGTTTCTCAACTACATGGACACGCACCGCGAGTACAGTACGGTGCCGCCGCGGCCCGATATCGTGGGCTATGCTGTCGAGGTCCGGTCCACTCCCAACCTGCTGGCACTGCGCAGGGCCGTCTTTCCGGGCATCGATCCCGCGCCGCCAGAGCTGGTGCAGAAGCTCGTGGACCAGTACGATACCGCGCTGGCCAACCTCGACGCAGGGCTCGACCCCCTGCTAAGGCATCTTGAGCGCGAGCGGGATCGCAGCGTCGTGGTCATCACGTCCGATCACGGCGAGTACCTGGGAGAACATCTGTGGGCGGAGCACCCTCGCGACGTGTACCAAGAGGGCATCCGCGTACCCTTGATCGTGGCGCTCCCAACGCAGCGGTCGGGCCGCGTGGATGACACGGTCGTGGCATCGCAGCATCTGCCGAATCGGATCCTGCGTGCACTGGGCAAACCGGCCGCGGCGATGCTGCCGAAGTTCTCCGCGACACCGCACAACACGCCGGCCATCTCGGAAAACTACTTTGACAGGGCCCGGTTTCTCAGAAACCCACGCTGGGGGCACCGTTTCCAACGCATCCGGCGCGCGTTTTTCAAGTGGCCCTACAAGTTGATTCACTCGAGCGACGGCAAACATGAGCTCTACGATCTCAGGCGGGATCCCCGCGAAGAGAGCAACCTCTGGTCGAAGCGCAACAGCAGAGGCAAGCGCATGTTGTCGGAGCTCGAACGCCGGATGGGCGCCGCGCTCCGGGCGCCGCCGCCACCACCACCACCACCACC
The DNA window shown above is from Pseudomonadota bacterium and carries:
- a CDS encoding sulfatase-like hydrolase/transferase; protein product: VPYFLFLNYMDTHREYSTVPPRPDIVGYAVEVRSTPNLLALRRAVFPGIDPAPPELVQKLVDQYDTALANLDAGLDPLLRHLERERDRSVVVITSDHGEYLGEHLWAEHPRDVYQEGIRVPLIVALPTQRSGRVDDTVVASQHLPNRILRALGKPAAAMLPKFSATPHNTPAISENYFDRARFLRNPRWGHRFQRIRRAFFKWPYKLIHSSDGKHELYDLRRDPREESNLWSKRNSRGKRMLSELERRMGAALRAPPPPPPPPPAAVELSVEDRRRLEELGYLETGS